A window of Babesia microti strain RI chromosome III, complete genome contains these coding sequences:
- a CDS encoding Probable 39S ribosomal protein L24 mitochondrial (overlaps_old_locusTagID:BBM_III02130): protein MLSYFQKCYSLAHTTFHFQLNAVRGPKIVHPRNIIRYWKYAKGDKVKVISGRDKGKIDEIIQCDRLRNQVKVRGCNMRKMVINGKRVEIEKKIHYSNVQLIDPTINEPTRISLKFDENNNPIRVSKKSGSVIPWPDKKEREFKTYEDGIKDTAPEVALAKTYDYRKDVEMMRFVRQTMTKYNRDQ from the exons ATGTTATCgtattttcaaaaatgcTACAGTTTGGCCCATACAACATTTCACTTCCAATTGAATGCAGTCAGAGGCCCCAAAATTGTACATCCCAGGAACATAATTCGATACTGGAAATACGCCAAAGGGGATAAG GTGAAGGTAATAAGCGGGAGAGACAAAGGGAAgattgatgaaattatcCAATGCGATAGGCTGAGGAATCAAGTAAAGGTTAGGGGCTGCAACATG AGGAAGATGGTTATAAATGGGAAGAGAGTGGAAATTGAGAAGAAGATTCACTACTCAAATGTGCAACTCATAGACCCTACAATAAa cGAACCCACGAGAATATCACTTAAATTTGACGAAAACAACAACCCAA TAAGAGTTTCAAAGAAGAGTGGCTCAGTGATCCCTTGGCCAGATAAAAAA GAAAGGGAATTTAAAACATACGAAGATGGGATTAAAGACACGGCACCAGAAGTGGCTTTAGCCAAAACGTACGATTATAGAAAG GACGTAGAGATGATGCGTTTTGTGCGGCAAACAATGACAAAATACAATCGCGATCAATAA